A region from the Chlamydiales bacterium genome encodes:
- the sctD gene encoding type III secretion system inner membrane ring subunit SctD: MAGYLIAEEGPLTGIILRFEEGQEWVIGRDPDVTDLVLEDPLVSRRHVIIHLTSEGYLLENLSSVNPATQNGKIITESVLLSEGDIIQVGSTFFRFTSKEPALEEEAPVEEAPTLEEEDLTSAEIESTYDARWLMKVITGPNAGAEFSMNKGAIYLIGKDPNLCDIIFHDLSVSRQHARLTVDDQENVFIEDMGSRNGVLINGEPISGKHQISSQDLVALGTTTFLLIDRKEARETIVSATITHPARAEETHGEEEMERETATTTLAPVREWKEMRIKKRHLVLGGIGIFLLFFLFMGTFSLFKVEPVVVAEKHESEQIQEALKNYPDVQFSFTQSNGKLFLVGHVLTAVDKQELLYTLSGISFIGEVEDNVVVDEYVWQNMNALLMSNPDWQGISIHSPSPGKFVMRGYLETLEQAQALSDYMNVNFPYLDRLDNQIVVEGNLATQIQSMLMEKGFGTVLFQLSNGELVLTGRVDEKNKTAYEELVNHFKALMGVRTVKNFVVLSTSESSRIDISDKYKVTGSSKKDAQNLFVLINGRIVGKGDLIDGMMITTVLPSMILLEKDGLKFRINYNLQ; this comes from the coding sequence TATTCTTCGTTTTGAAGAAGGACAAGAGTGGGTCATCGGCCGCGATCCCGACGTAACTGATCTAGTTCTTGAGGATCCGCTCGTCTCAAGAAGACACGTGATCATCCACCTGACTTCTGAAGGGTATCTCTTAGAAAACTTAAGCTCTGTCAATCCAGCCACTCAGAACGGCAAGATCATTACTGAATCTGTTCTCCTCTCAGAAGGAGACATCATCCAAGTTGGAAGCACCTTTTTCCGTTTTACCAGCAAAGAGCCCGCTCTTGAAGAGGAGGCTCCTGTCGAAGAAGCTCCTACTCTTGAAGAAGAGGATCTAACGAGCGCAGAAATTGAGAGCACCTACGACGCGCGCTGGCTGATGAAGGTGATCACAGGTCCGAATGCCGGGGCTGAGTTCTCGATGAACAAAGGGGCGATCTACCTCATCGGAAAAGACCCTAACCTCTGCGACATCATCTTCCACGACTTAAGCGTCTCAAGACAGCACGCACGCCTTACTGTTGACGATCAAGAGAATGTCTTTATCGAAGATATGGGCAGCCGAAATGGCGTCTTGATTAACGGCGAACCAATTTCGGGAAAGCATCAGATCTCCTCTCAGGACCTGGTTGCCCTCGGCACTACCACATTCCTTCTCATCGATCGGAAAGAGGCACGCGAAACGATCGTCTCTGCCACGATTACACATCCAGCAAGAGCCGAAGAGACTCATGGTGAAGAGGAGATGGAGCGGGAGACCGCAACCACTACCCTCGCCCCTGTGCGCGAGTGGAAAGAGATGAGGATTAAAAAACGCCACCTCGTTCTAGGCGGAATCGGCATCTTCCTGCTCTTCTTCCTATTTATGGGAACCTTCTCGCTTTTTAAAGTTGAGCCGGTCGTTGTTGCTGAAAAACATGAGAGCGAGCAGATCCAAGAAGCGCTCAAGAACTACCCCGACGTTCAATTCTCATTCACACAGTCGAACGGCAAGCTCTTTCTAGTGGGACACGTCCTAACTGCAGTCGATAAGCAGGAGCTTCTCTATACTCTAAGCGGGATCTCTTTCATCGGCGAAGTCGAAGATAATGTGGTTGTAGATGAGTATGTCTGGCAGAACATGAATGCGCTGCTGATGAGCAATCCCGACTGGCAGGGGATCTCGATCCACTCGCCCTCTCCTGGAAAGTTTGTCATGCGCGGTTATCTTGAAACGCTCGAACAGGCGCAGGCTCTCTCCGATTATATGAACGTCAACTTCCCCTATCTAGATCGATTAGACAATCAGATCGTTGTGGAAGGAAATCTTGCGACGCAGATCCAGAGCATGCTGATGGAAAAAGGATTTGGAACGGTTCTCTTCCAGCTCTCCAACGGCGAACTGGTTCTAACTGGCAGAGTCGACGAGAAGAACAAGACGGCTTATGAAGAACTGGTTAACCATTTTAAAGCGCTGATGGGCGTGCGAACAGTGAAGAACTTTGTGGTGCTATCGACCTCCGAATCTTCTCGCATCGACATCTCAGACAAGTATAAGGTGACTGGATCTTCCAAAAAAGATGCGCAGAACCTCTTCGTTCTAATCAATGGAAGAATCGTCGGAAAGGGCGATCTCATCGATGGAATGATGATCACAACTGTGCTACCGAGCATGATCCTTCTCGAAAAAGATGGATTAAAATTTCGAATTAATTACAATCTGCAATAA
- a CDS encoding DUF5398 family protein, with translation MYGLEKKEKATFEFDLEKDLKSDPAKVHKLIKMVEGNILEIKGKLRQGAGSEEFDNYGILLHGYAALQRVLNRIATKKQDKK, from the coding sequence ATGTACGGTTTAGAAAAAAAAGAAAAAGCGACTTTTGAATTTGACTTGGAAAAGGATTTAAAAAGCGATCCAGCCAAAGTTCACAAGCTCATTAAAATGGTAGAAGGAAACATCCTTGAAATTAAAGGAAAACTGCGCCAAGGAGCTGGCTCAGAAGAATTCGATAACTACGGCATTCTTCTTCATGGTTATGCAGCTCTACAGCGCGTATTAAATAGAATCGCAACTAAAAAACAGGATAAAAAATAA